A window of Marinilabiliales bacterium contains these coding sequences:
- a CDS encoding DUF1080 domain-containing protein, producing MRHPRDLYPFVLIIGGALVIILALVMLYMLDRLSAEQEEITETEKITVVGMEAEPDSQGWRHLFNGVTLDGWEKTNFGPQGPVMVRDSSIIMAFGDGPTGITWTREFPVMDYELSLLAMRVDGNDFFSSVTFPVSDEHCTLIVGGWGGSLVGISSIDGSDASENFTRTGFPFEDGRWYHVRIRVFDDYIRCFIDGEELVTVSIKDHSFSVRSEVNLSRPLGIATWVTTGAVRDIRFREL from the coding sequence ATGAGACATCCCCGCGACCTTTATCCATTCGTTCTGATTATCGGCGGAGCACTGGTAATTATACTCGCACTGGTAATGCTCTACATGCTTGACCGCCTTTCGGCGGAACAGGAAGAAATTACTGAAACTGAAAAGATAACGGTTGTCGGAATGGAGGCAGAGCCCGACAGCCAGGGATGGCGACACCTGTTCAACGGTGTGACCCTTGACGGATGGGAAAAGACAAACTTTGGGCCACAGGGACCTGTCATGGTGAGGGATTCCTCCATTATAATGGCATTTGGTGATGGTCCCACAGGCATTACATGGACCAGGGAGTTCCCGGTGATGGACTATGAACTGAGCCTGCTGGCCATGCGCGTTGACGGCAATGATTTCTTCAGTTCAGTTACATTCCCCGTATCGGATGAACATTGCACCCTCATTGTGGGAGGATGGGGAGGTTCGCTGGTCGGGATAAGCAGCATTGACGGATCCGATGCTTCCGAAAACTTCACACGTACAGGTTTCCCATTTGAGGACGGGCGGTGGTACCATGTCAGGATCAGGGTCTTCGATGACTATATCAGGTGCTTTATAGACGGAGAAGAGTTGGTAACAGTATCCATTAAGGATCACTCCTTCTCCGTAAGGTCGGAAGTGAACCTTTCCAGGCCCCTTGGTATTGCCACCTGGGTTACCACCGGTGCAGTCAGGGATATCCGGTTCAGGGAATTATAA
- a CDS encoding endo-1,4-beta-xylanase, translated as MRNIVFSLPALFLVFSSCGSPPDDSLPRLKELYSDAFVIGTAMNRSQIYGRDTASIELIETHFNTITPENITKWQHIQPEPGVFNFEPADLFVEFGERNDMFMVGHTLVWHSQTPAWVFQDEYGNLPDRETLIERMRDHIHTVVGRYKGRIHGWDVVNEALNEDGTLRESVWYQVIGPEYLVKAFNFAREADPEAELYYNDYNLEDPVKRAGAVKLVKYLQENGAPVTGIGTQSHLHLTTPPVTEIEKTITDFAALGIDVMVTELEIDVLPYPSGYFQGIDRALIDQEEEGINPFTDKLPDEVQEELAERYREVFEVYLKHRDVITRVTFWGVNDLNTWKNNYPVRGRTNHPLLFDREWQPKPAFYEVAGIAREVIPE; from the coding sequence ATGAGAAATATAGTGTTTTCTCTTCCGGCATTATTCCTTGTCTTTTCATCATGCGGCAGTCCGCCTGATGATTCATTACCCCGGCTCAAGGAGCTTTACAGCGATGCTTTTGTTATTGGTACTGCCATGAACAGGTCGCAGATATACGGGAGAGATACCGCCAGTATAGAACTGATAGAAACCCACTTCAATACAATTACTCCTGAGAATATAACCAAGTGGCAGCATATCCAACCTGAACCAGGTGTATTCAATTTTGAGCCGGCTGATCTTTTTGTTGAATTCGGCGAAAGGAATGATATGTTCATGGTGGGTCACACACTTGTCTGGCACAGCCAGACTCCCGCCTGGGTTTTCCAGGATGAGTATGGGAATCTGCCTGACCGGGAGACGCTGATTGAGAGGATGCGCGATCATATTCATACGGTTGTGGGGCGGTACAAAGGAAGAATTCATGGTTGGGATGTTGTTAATGAAGCATTGAACGAAGACGGCACCCTGAGGGAGTCAGTATGGTACCAGGTCATAGGGCCTGAATACCTGGTGAAGGCATTTAATTTTGCACGTGAAGCTGATCCTGAAGCAGAACTCTATTATAACGATTACAACCTTGAGGATCCGGTAAAGCGTGCAGGCGCTGTGAAGCTTGTTAAGTACCTGCAGGAGAACGGTGCTCCTGTAACAGGTATCGGCACCCAGTCTCATCTTCATCTTACAACTCCTCCTGTTACGGAGATCGAAAAGACAATAACTGATTTTGCCGCACTTGGTATCGACGTTATGGTTACAGAGCTGGAGATAGATGTGCTTCCGTATCCGTCGGGCTACTTCCAGGGTATCGACAGAGCCCTGATCGATCAGGAAGAGGAGGGTATAAATCCCTTTACTGATAAGTTACCCGATGAAGTGCAAGAGGAACTCGCAGAACGCTACAGGGAGGTATTCGAAGTGTACCTTAAACACCGGGATGTTATTACCAGGGTAACTTTCTGGGGAGTAAATGATTTAAATACCTGGAAAAATAATTACCCCGTCAGGGGGAGGACCAACCATCCCCTCCTTTTTGACCGGGAATGGCAACCCAAACCTGCATTTTACGAGGTGGCCGGGATTGCCCGGGAGGTAATACCGGAATGA
- a CDS encoding aldo/keto reductase has product MKYRRFGKTNWQVSEIGYGMWGMAGWTGSDDAESMEALQLAVNNGCNFFDTAWGYGAGKSESLLGSLVKANSDKKLYTATKVPPKNFKWPSRREYSLDDCFPPGHIEEYVEKSLANAGIGSFDLMQLHTWEDHWLDDDRWIKKMQELKSQGMFHAIGISINRWEPWNGVRAVKSGLVDAVQVIYNIFDQNPKDELFPACREHDVAVIARVPFDEGTLTGTLTKDTTWPDGDWRNTYFVPENLEACVDRADTLKPLVPEGMTMPEMALRFILGEPTVSTIIPGMRKPRHVKANIATSDAGPLDGALMKKLEVHRWDREPTEWSQ; this is encoded by the coding sequence ATGAAATACAGAAGATTTGGAAAAACAAACTGGCAGGTAAGTGAGATAGGTTACGGCATGTGGGGCATGGCCGGGTGGACCGGTTCAGATGATGCAGAGTCAATGGAGGCACTGCAGCTTGCCGTAAATAACGGCTGCAACTTTTTTGACACAGCATGGGGTTATGGCGCCGGTAAAAGTGAGTCACTGCTTGGAAGCCTGGTAAAGGCCAACAGTGACAAAAAGCTTTACACTGCCACCAAGGTGCCCCCGAAGAATTTCAAATGGCCCAGCAGGCGTGAATACAGTTTGGATGACTGTTTCCCACCCGGCCATATCGAAGAGTATGTTGAGAAAAGCCTTGCAAATGCGGGCATCGGTTCATTTGACCTGATGCAGCTTCATACCTGGGAGGATCATTGGCTTGATGATGACCGGTGGATAAAAAAGATGCAGGAGCTCAAATCGCAGGGTATGTTCCATGCAATAGGAATTAGCATTAACAGGTGGGAGCCGTGGAACGGGGTCAGGGCCGTGAAGAGCGGACTGGTAGATGCGGTGCAGGTTATCTATAATATTTTTGACCAGAATCCGAAGGATGAGTTGTTCCCGGCGTGCCGCGAGCATGATGTTGCCGTGATAGCCAGGGTGCCTTTTGATGAGGGTACCCTTACCGGCACACTGACAAAGGATACCACATGGCCGGACGGGGACTGGCGGAATACATATTTTGTTCCGGAAAACCTTGAAGCGTGCGTAGACAGGGCAGACACGCTCAAGCCCCTGGTGCCTGAAGGGATGACAATGCCCGAAATGGCACTTCGCTTTATACTGGGTGAACCGACGGTAAGCACGATAATTCCGGGAATGCGTAAACCCAGGCATGTTAAGGCCAATATTGCAACCAGTGATGCCGGACCGCTTGACGGGGCACTTATGAAGAAACTTGAGGTCCACAGATGGGACAGGGAGCCCACAGAGTGGTCACAGTAA
- a CDS encoding GDP-mannose dehydrogenase, which translates to MSQNEQNSWSVNPAGEKFPLPKDEEYPAELERIKKLTDDARTMGREVVVVMGAGFVGAVMAAVVADTRDQNGKYSKFVIVCQRPSTRSYWKIPMLNRGESPVKAEDPEVDELITRCVKQEKTLVATYNSDCLSLADCVVVDVQCDFVKRDLGNMKTGQTDMHALEATIRTLGEKIQPHCLVLIETTVAPGTTEFVAWPILKKAFANRGIDSEPLLAHSFERVMPGKEYVASIRDFWRVCSGCNKEARDRVEKFLHEVLNTGEFPLTVMDRPIESETTKIIENSYRATILAFLNEWSLFAERNGVDLIKVIKAIGMRPTHSNIIFPGPGIGGYCLPKDGGLGYWAYKHILGFEDGDSIFRITPEAIDINDTRALHVAGLTRDALRNMSRYIAGADIVLCGASYRQDVGDTRYSGSELVVRKLAEMGAEIRVHDPYVDHWHEFEKQDTYPAPGQSWSRFFRNQEGLNSLHIEKDLKKTLRNAEAMILAVPHSDYLNLKPADIVEWAGQTLAIIDCFGILKDDEIREYFRLGCEVKALGRGHIQRLKKEVQTGE; encoded by the coding sequence ATGTCTCAGAATGAACAAAACTCCTGGTCAGTAAACCCGGCCGGCGAAAAGTTTCCTCTTCCAAAAGATGAAGAGTATCCGGCAGAACTGGAACGTATTAAAAAACTGACAGATGACGCACGCACCATGGGCCGTGAGGTCGTGGTCGTAATGGGAGCCGGATTTGTCGGTGCGGTCATGGCTGCCGTTGTGGCCGATACCCGCGACCAGAACGGAAAATATTCCAAATTTGTAATAGTATGCCAGCGGCCAAGCACACGCTCATACTGGAAAATACCGATGCTTAACAGGGGAGAATCTCCTGTAAAGGCGGAAGACCCTGAGGTAGATGAGCTGATAACCAGGTGCGTAAAACAGGAAAAAACCCTGGTGGCCACATATAACAGCGACTGCCTGTCGCTGGCGGACTGTGTGGTGGTTGACGTGCAGTGTGATTTTGTCAAGAGGGATCTTGGCAATATGAAGACGGGGCAGACAGATATGCATGCCCTTGAGGCTACCATACGTACCCTGGGAGAAAAGATCCAGCCGCACTGCCTGGTGCTGATAGAAACGACCGTGGCCCCCGGAACGACTGAATTCGTTGCCTGGCCTATTCTGAAGAAAGCCTTCGCCAACCGTGGAATAGATTCAGAGCCACTGCTGGCACACAGCTTCGAACGGGTGATGCCCGGCAAAGAGTATGTGGCCAGCATAAGGGATTTCTGGAGGGTTTGCTCGGGATGCAACAAGGAAGCCAGGGACCGGGTAGAAAAATTCCTTCATGAAGTGCTCAATACCGGTGAATTTCCCCTCACGGTGATGGACCGCCCCATTGAATCGGAAACCACAAAGATCATTGAAAACTCTTACCGGGCAACAATCCTGGCCTTTCTTAACGAATGGAGCCTGTTTGCCGAACGCAACGGGGTAGACCTGATAAAGGTGATCAAGGCAATCGGTATGAGGCCGACGCACAGCAACATCATATTCCCGGGTCCTGGTATCGGAGGTTACTGCCTCCCCAAGGATGGGGGACTGGGTTATTGGGCATACAAGCACATTCTCGGGTTTGAGGATGGCGACAGCATCTTCAGGATAACCCCTGAAGCAATTGACATCAATGATACCAGGGCATTGCATGTGGCAGGACTTACCAGGGACGCACTGCGCAACATGTCAAGGTATATTGCCGGGGCCGATATCGTGTTATGCGGGGCCAGCTACCGCCAGGATGTGGGTGATACCCGTTACAGCGGCAGTGAACTGGTGGTAAGGAAACTTGCCGAAATGGGTGCCGAGATAAGGGTGCATGATCCATACGTGGATCACTGGCACGAATTTGAGAAACAGGACACCTATCCGGCACCCGGACAATCATGGTCGAGATTCTTCAGGAACCAGGAGGGCCTTAACAGCCTGCATATCGAAAAAGATCTGAAGAAAACGCTCAGGAATGCGGAAGCCATGATCCTTGCAGTGCCCCACAGCGATTACCTGAATCTTAAACCCGCTGATATCGTGGAGTGGGCGGGGCAGACACTGGCCATCATCGATTGCTTCGGCATCCTCAAAGATGATGAAATAAGAGAGTATTTCAGGCTGGGCTGTGAGGTAAAAGCACTTGGCCGCGGCCACATACAGAGACTGAAAAAGGAGGTGCAGACAGGGGAATAA
- a CDS encoding DUF4954 family protein, whose amino-acid sequence MQRVAVQVPESLGQDFVPGEFLPEGAGQYDIRNMQSQWPEDRWRNLRSDEIEVLVKNQNTADSWDEILVTDCFDPSLVRNNRFFGLIRIGAVRDIVLRHHDLKLSVGITNSLVINCDIGDDVAIHNVHYLSHYIIGNRCILFNIMEMNTTDHAKFGNGIIKDGEPESVRVWMDIMNETGSRQVLPFDGMIPADAWLWAKYRDDTLLQERLKEITQGMFDSRRGYYGTVGNECVIKNSHTLKDLKIGSGCYIKGANKLKNLTINSTEKESTQIGEGVEMVNGIIGYGCRIFYGCKAVRFILGNNSNLKYGARLINSFLGDNSTISCCEVLNNLIFPAHEQHHNNSFLVAAVVMGQSNIAAGATIGSNHNSRANDSEIVAGRGFWPGLCISLKHSSRFASFTLISKADYPAELDIPLPFSLVSNNITHDRLEVMPAFWWLHNMYALSRNSGKFIARDKRLSKTQNIEFEALAPDTVEEMFRAIRLLEEWTGKAWMRKNGDDTENPEPDELAEKGRSLLGDGADAVADLEILGEGMERSRRKVLILKAWQAYHAYRDMIHHYAVKVLVGYNGMLPAGPLSQMADSLSAERETSWVNVGGQLIPERKLDQLRADIGSGILKTWEDIHARYDLLWEEYLADKRNHAWATLCTLYETDSLNAGQWKSALKKDIEIQNHISGQVYLSRKKDYDNPFRIMIYRNEDEKKAAMGDIDNNDFIKKVREETSEYSSILEKAIQA is encoded by the coding sequence ATGCAAAGAGTTGCAGTGCAGGTCCCTGAAAGTCTCGGGCAGGATTTTGTTCCCGGCGAATTTCTACCTGAAGGAGCCGGACAGTATGATATCAGGAATATGCAGTCTCAATGGCCGGAGGACCGGTGGCGTAACCTCAGGTCTGATGAGATAGAAGTGCTTGTCAAGAACCAGAACACAGCCGACAGCTGGGATGAGATATTGGTAACGGACTGCTTTGATCCTTCGCTGGTGCGCAATAACAGGTTTTTCGGACTGATCCGGATCGGTGCCGTCAGGGATATAGTACTGCGTCACCATGACCTGAAACTATCGGTAGGTATTACCAACAGCCTGGTGATAAACTGTGATATAGGCGATGATGTTGCCATACACAACGTACACTACCTGTCCCATTATATCATTGGCAATCGCTGCATACTTTTTAACATAATGGAGATGAACACCACCGACCACGCGAAGTTCGGGAACGGCATAATCAAGGATGGTGAACCGGAATCTGTCAGGGTGTGGATGGACATAATGAACGAGACAGGGTCAAGGCAGGTATTGCCGTTTGACGGGATGATTCCCGCCGATGCCTGGTTATGGGCCAAATACAGGGATGACACCCTTCTCCAGGAACGGCTTAAAGAGATCACCCAGGGGATGTTCGATTCGCGAAGGGGGTATTACGGTACGGTGGGAAATGAATGTGTTATAAAGAATTCCCATACCCTGAAGGATCTTAAGATCGGGTCGGGCTGTTATATAAAAGGTGCAAACAAGCTCAAGAACCTGACCATCAACTCCACTGAAAAAGAGTCCACCCAGATAGGAGAGGGGGTAGAAATGGTCAACGGCATTATCGGATACGGCTGCCGCATATTCTATGGCTGCAAGGCGGTGAGGTTCATACTCGGCAACAACTCTAACCTTAAGTACGGTGCCAGGCTTATAAACTCCTTCCTTGGCGACAACTCCACCATATCGTGCTGTGAGGTTCTCAATAACCTTATCTTTCCGGCCCACGAGCAGCACCACAACAATTCGTTCCTGGTGGCTGCCGTGGTCATGGGGCAAAGCAATATAGCAGCCGGAGCCACTATAGGCTCAAATCACAACAGCCGTGCAAACGACAGCGAGATTGTTGCTGGCCGTGGCTTCTGGCCCGGACTATGCATCAGCCTTAAACACTCAAGCCGGTTTGCTTCATTCACGCTTATTTCGAAGGCCGACTATCCTGCCGAACTTGACATTCCCCTGCCATTCTCGCTGGTAAGCAATAACATTACTCATGACAGGCTGGAAGTGATGCCTGCTTTCTGGTGGTTGCACAATATGTACGCTCTTTCCAGGAATTCGGGTAAATTCATAGCAAGGGACAAAAGGCTCAGCAAAACCCAGAACATTGAGTTTGAAGCGCTGGCTCCCGATACTGTCGAGGAGATGTTCAGGGCAATCAGGTTACTCGAAGAGTGGACAGGAAAGGCATGGATGAGGAAAAACGGCGATGACACAGAAAACCCTGAACCTGATGAGCTGGCAGAGAAGGGAAGAAGCCTGCTGGGAGATGGTGCAGATGCGGTGGCAGACCTCGAGATACTCGGCGAGGGGATGGAGAGGTCGCGGCGCAAGGTGTTAATACTTAAGGCATGGCAGGCATATCATGCATACAGGGATATGATACACCATTATGCAGTGAAAGTTCTTGTTGGTTATAACGGCATGCTTCCTGCCGGTCCGTTATCACAAATGGCTGACAGCCTTTCGGCGGAAAGGGAGACCAGCTGGGTGAATGTCGGGGGACAACTGATCCCTGAAAGGAAGCTGGACCAGCTGCGTGCAGACATAGGATCGGGTATATTGAAAACATGGGAGGACATACACGCCAGGTACGACCTGCTCTGGGAGGAGTATCTGGCTGACAAGCGGAACCATGCCTGGGCAACTTTGTGCACCCTGTACGAAACTGACAGTCTGAATGCCGGACAATGGAAGAGTGCCCTTAAGAAGGATATAGAAATTCAAAATCATATATCCGGGCAGGTTTACCTTTCGAGAAAAAAGGATTATGACAACCCGTTCAGGATCATGATTTACCGCAATGAGGATGAGAAGAAGGCCGCCATGGGTGATATTGACAACAATGATTTTATAAAAAAGGTCAGGGAGGAAACTTCTGAATACAGCAGTATCCTTGAAAAGGCCATACAGGCTTAA
- a CDS encoding TlpA family protein disulfide reductase — MVISSCSTQEPDNRIVIAGKIEGLTEATVRLVTDAVLHETELRQDGTFHLEHTADDSRYYTVLSRPGDAFIVFLYPGDSLWVTYEASDLYGTFQATGSRAAEAEYLAEKSRITSGISNFNQLMVLDAQSYFDVKKPVIEELQELLNRVKAEEGISEELIELEALGLVSFDLYLDYMYPMVHRNRNNIPRNESIDFPEDETNERIAAFNFDDPLILKDRYSKQLLDIHIRDAVSEFMRNNPEAGTVDNAFISATFDVAGSKFSNPEVRDHVMFSALDRDMNYRGPARYRELYTRFLGESSTPAYKERVNNIIAEWEHISPGSEVPDFIFTDIEGNEVRLSDLSGKLIYIDVWATWCGPCIAEHPHWNTLMEEYEGKDVAFLAISTDNTREPWEKMVTEKNMQGYNWYAENAWESEISEHFNIRAIPRFLLLDRERRVIDPSAERPSGRIRETLDQHL, encoded by the coding sequence ATGGTCATTTCTTCCTGCAGCACACAGGAACCAGACAACCGTATTGTAATTGCCGGAAAAATAGAAGGGCTGACAGAGGCCACCGTCAGGCTGGTTACCGATGCTGTACTGCATGAAACCGAGCTCCGGCAGGACGGAACCTTCCATCTCGAACATACTGCTGATGATTCGAGGTATTACACAGTACTTAGCAGGCCAGGTGATGCATTCATAGTATTCCTTTATCCGGGCGACAGCTTATGGGTGACATATGAAGCATCAGATCTTTATGGCACATTCCAGGCTACGGGCAGCAGGGCTGCCGAAGCTGAATACCTCGCCGAGAAGAGCAGGATAACAAGCGGAATCAGCAACTTTAACCAGCTGATGGTGCTGGATGCCCAAAGCTATTTTGACGTCAAAAAGCCGGTAATAGAGGAGCTGCAGGAGTTGCTTAACCGGGTTAAAGCAGAAGAAGGGATATCAGAAGAGCTCATTGAGCTTGAGGCACTCGGACTGGTATCGTTCGACCTCTACCTGGATTACATGTACCCCATGGTACACAGGAACAGGAACAATATTCCCCGGAATGAAAGCATTGACTTCCCCGAAGATGAGACCAATGAAAGGATTGCCGCATTCAATTTTGACGATCCGCTGATACTGAAGGACCGTTATTCAAAACAGCTGCTTGACATTCACATCAGGGATGCCGTGTCTGAATTTATGAGAAACAATCCTGAAGCCGGAACCGTTGATAATGCCTTTATATCTGCCACCTTCGACGTCGCCGGATCAAAATTTTCCAACCCTGAAGTACGCGATCACGTCATGTTCAGTGCACTTGACAGGGATATGAACTACAGGGGCCCTGCAAGGTACCGCGAACTCTATACCAGGTTCCTTGGCGAAAGCAGCACTCCAGCTTATAAAGAAAGGGTCAATAACATTATTGCCGAATGGGAGCATATCTCCCCTGGCAGCGAGGTACCTGACTTCATCTTTACCGATATTGAAGGCAACGAGGTAAGGCTCAGTGACCTTTCGGGGAAACTTATCTACATCGATGTATGGGCAACATGGTGCGGCCCCTGTATTGCCGAGCACCCTCACTGGAACACCCTTATGGAAGAGTATGAAGGGAAGGATGTTGCCTTCCTGGCCATATCGACCGACAACACCAGGGAGCCATGGGAAAAAATGGTGACTGAAAAGAATATGCAGGGCTACAACTGGTATGCTGAGAACGCATGGGAATCTGAAATATCAGAGCATTTCAACATCAGGGCGATACCCCGGTTCCTGCTGCTTGACAGGGAGAGGAGGGTGATAGATCCGTCGGCCGAACGGCCTTCGGGAAGGATCAGGGAAACACTGGATCAGCATCTTTGA
- a CDS encoding PQQ-dependent sugar dehydrogenase, protein MKRNRKNFKVKPVNLKTLAILFIAAAITGISQAQVRVSETVIETRVNSEAENFRIVRVVESLEHPWAIGWLPDGRMLVTERPGRMHLIDGESVTELKNLPPIHYQEDQRTAPQGGSQAGLLDVAVHPDYNNNGWIYFTYSSPGDADGVPARLGTGTGLARARLNASGTDLVDLQTIYTMIPRTQPGRHYGSRIVFPGDGTVIFSIGDRGLRYPSQDLTNPAGSMIRLLEDGGAAPDNPFVGMAPGNLRPEIYSFGHRNNQGLAQDPATGEIWATNHGPRGGDLLYRVRKGHNYGWPNVSFGVEYSTGEPVGIGREAPGVTAPDYIWEESMAPSGLAFYYGDQFPDWNGNLFAGSLLRQEIYRLVLDNNRVVHKETLITGKIGRIRDVRQGPDGFIYIATDEGDGGIYRLEPVR, encoded by the coding sequence ATGAAAAGAAACAGGAAAAACTTCAAGGTAAAACCGGTTAATCTCAAAACACTGGCAATACTTTTTATTGCCGCGGCAATAACTGGTATCTCACAGGCCCAGGTCAGGGTCAGCGAAACAGTCATCGAAACCCGGGTTAACAGTGAAGCCGAAAATTTCAGGATTGTAAGGGTGGTCGAAAGCCTGGAACATCCATGGGCAATAGGCTGGCTGCCTGATGGCAGGATGCTCGTAACCGAAAGGCCCGGAAGAATGCATCTGATTGACGGTGAATCGGTCACCGAACTGAAAAACCTTCCACCAATACATTACCAGGAGGACCAGAGGACAGCGCCCCAGGGCGGCAGCCAGGCGGGACTGCTCGATGTTGCGGTGCATCCTGATTATAACAATAACGGGTGGATATACTTCACCTATTCGAGTCCGGGCGACGCCGACGGAGTGCCAGCAAGGCTCGGGACGGGGACGGGACTGGCACGGGCGCGGCTGAATGCTTCAGGCACCGACCTGGTTGACCTGCAGACCATTTACACCATGATCCCCCGCACCCAGCCCGGAAGGCACTATGGGTCAAGGATTGTCTTTCCCGGCGACGGGACGGTGATCTTCTCGATAGGGGACAGGGGACTTCGTTATCCATCACAGGACCTAACCAACCCTGCCGGCTCAATGATCAGGCTGCTTGAGGATGGCGGAGCAGCGCCTGACAACCCCTTTGTCGGGATGGCTCCCGGCAACCTGAGACCGGAGATATACTCCTTTGGCCACAGAAATAATCAGGGACTTGCACAGGACCCGGCCACCGGAGAGATATGGGCCACTAACCATGGACCCCGGGGCGGGGACCTTCTGTACAGGGTCCGGAAAGGTCACAACTACGGCTGGCCCAACGTCTCCTTTGGCGTGGAGTACTCAACCGGTGAGCCTGTAGGAATAGGCCGGGAAGCGCCTGGTGTGACAGCTCCTGACTACATTTGGGAAGAATCAATGGCGCCATCCGGACTGGCATTTTATTACGGTGATCAGTTCCCGGACTGGAACGGCAACCTCTTTGCCGGATCTCTTCTCAGGCAGGAGATTTACAGGCTGGTGCTGGATAACAACCGGGTTGTTCACAAGGAGACCCTGATAACCGGCAAGATAGGAAGAATACGTGATGTCAGGCAGGGGCCCGACGGATTCATATACATTGCAACAGATGAGGGCGACGGCGGCATCTACAGGCTGGAGCCGGTAAGGTGA
- a CDS encoding MFS transporter: MQTGQTADIPGTARGWTVTIAALGINMLIGILYSWSIIQRAMVVNWGWSNTEASLPYTLCIATFALTMIFAGRAQDRYGPRPVALLGSIMFGGGLIGSAFAPAPALMMVTFGIACGIGIGLCFSAATPAAIKWFDPGRKGFVTGVVVAGVGLSPIYTAPLTEALLRAYTIEQTFLVLGIIALAGLLLLSLVLANPPARHENAGTDVTADPRVIITDIPWREMIRTRTFIILWSSYLLSAAGGLMLVGHLAGIAIVQAQWEAGFVLVVILAIFNTLGRLAGGYISDRSGPVSALLLMFMIQAVNIFLFTFYRSVPALMAGSAIAGFAYGSLLALFPAATAGYFGLRNLGVNYGIIFTGWGAAGIVGPIIGGAAADITGSYNLSYIISAVMLLGGAVIVNQLRKTG, encoded by the coding sequence ATGCAAACCGGACAGACAGCTGATATTCCGGGCACGGCCAGGGGATGGACCGTAACAATAGCAGCCCTCGGCATTAACATGCTGATCGGCATACTCTATTCCTGGAGCATTATACAGAGGGCCATGGTGGTCAACTGGGGATGGAGCAATACAGAGGCATCACTCCCCTACACCCTGTGCATTGCCACATTCGCATTAACAATGATCTTTGCCGGCAGGGCCCAGGACAGGTACGGGCCACGCCCTGTTGCCCTTCTTGGAAGCATTATGTTTGGCGGCGGACTTATAGGGTCGGCCTTTGCCCCTGCCCCGGCCCTTATGATGGTAACCTTCGGAATAGCCTGCGGCATTGGGATAGGCCTCTGTTTTTCGGCAGCCACCCCGGCGGCGATCAAATGGTTTGACCCCGGCAGGAAAGGTTTTGTGACCGGGGTAGTAGTTGCAGGAGTTGGACTGTCGCCAATATACACAGCCCCGCTTACGGAGGCGCTGCTGAGAGCTTACACTATCGAGCAAACCTTCCTTGTTCTGGGTATAATTGCCCTTGCCGGGTTGCTGCTCCTTTCCCTTGTCCTTGCCAATCCACCGGCCAGGCATGAAAATGCCGGCACTGACGTAACAGCTGATCCCCGAGTAATAATCACCGACATCCCCTGGCGTGAGATGATCCGTACGCGGACCTTCATAATATTATGGTCATCCTACCTGCTGAGTGCCGCTGGGGGACTTATGCTGGTGGGGCATCTCGCCGGCATTGCCATTGTACAGGCACAGTGGGAGGCAGGTTTTGTGCTCGTGGTAATACTTGCCATCTTCAATACACTCGGACGCCTGGCAGGCGGTTACATATCAGACCGTTCAGGTCCGGTCAGCGCCCTTCTGCTGATGTTCATGATACAGGCGGTAAATATCTTCCTGTTCACCTTTTACCGTAGCGTACCGGCGTTGATGGCAGGGTCTGCCATTGCCGGTTTTGCCTACGGGTCTCTGCTGGCCCTCTTTCCTGCCGCAACAGCAGGGTATTTCGGACTCAGGAACCTTGGAGTAAACTACGGCATAATATTCACCGGCTGGGGAGCAGCAGGCATAGTGGGACCCATTATAGGAGGTGCGGCAGCCGATATCACCGGATCCTATAACCTGTCATATATAATTTCAGCGGTTATGCTGCTTGGAGGGGCCGTTATCGTAAACCAGCTTCGCAAAACAGGCTGA